One Serinus canaria isolate serCan28SL12 chromosome Z, serCan2020, whole genome shotgun sequence DNA window includes the following coding sequences:
- the ZDHHC21 gene encoding palmitoyltransferase ZDHHC21, whose protein sequence is MGRRIHFVVDPQGWCCMGLIIFVWLYNTVFIPKVILFPHYEEGNISVVAVLCYYFCSLFCIASLFRASVADPGKLTENPKIPVTEREHWELCNKCNMMRPKRSHHCSRCGHCVRRMDHHCPWINNCVGEDNHWLFLQLCFYTQILSSYTLILDFCHYYYFLPLKKENWDVFVFRHELALLRISAFMGLIILGGISRLFYTQLMGIFTDTTSIEKMSNCCEDIPRPQKPWQQTFSEVFGTHWKILWFIPFRQRHPLRVPYHFANHA, encoded by the exons ATGGGGCGACGAATTCACTTTGTGGTTGACCCTCAAGGCTGGTGCTGTATGGGCCTAATTATCTTCGTCTGGCTGTACAATACAGTCTTCATTCCAAAGGTCATCCTTTTTCCTCATTATGAAGagggaaatatttcagttgtggcagttttgt gttATTACTTCTGCTCATTGTTTTGTATAGCTTCATTATTTAGAGCCTCAGTAGCAGATCCAGGAAAACTAACTGAAAATCCAAAGATACCAGTTACAG AACGAGAACATTGGGAGTTATGTAACAAATGCAATATGATGAGACCAAAGCGTTCTCACCATTGCAGTCGCTGTGGACATTGTGTGAGGAGGATGGATCACCACTGTCCATG GATTAATAATTGTGTTGGTGAAGACAATCACTGGCTGTTTTTACAGCTGTGTTTCTACACCCAGATCCTTAGTTCCTATACACTGATACTTGACTTCTGCCATTACTACTACTTTTTGcctctgaaaaaagaaaactgg GACGTGTTTGTATTTAGACATGAACTTGCTCTCCTAAGAATATCTGCCTTCATGGGTCTAATAATTTTAGGTGGAATAAGTCGACTCTTTTACACTCAGCTAATGGGTATTTTCACT GACACTACAAGTATAGAAAAAATGTCCAACTGTTGTGAAGACAT ACCGAGGCCCCAGAAGCCATGGCAGCAGACCTTCTCAGAAGTTTTTGGCACTCACTGGAAGATCCTGTGGTTTATTCCTTTCAGGCAGCGGCATCCACTGCGAGTTCCCTACCACTTTGCCAATCATGCCTAA